One stretch of Ictalurus punctatus breed USDA103 chromosome 5, Coco_2.0, whole genome shotgun sequence DNA includes these proteins:
- the cacna1fa gene encoding voltage-dependent L-type calcium channel subunit alpha-1D — protein MDLVPKDGAAGGPAGELQRSDTLNSTCSAGARRRAGGAKKQMQANKSKLRAPRALCCLTLSNPIRMAALALVEWKYPSLAPFDIFILLAIIANCVALGVSRPFPEDDSNATNHNLEKVEYIFLVIFTIETFTKILAYGLVMHPSAYIRSGWNLLDFIIVIVGLFSVVAEMGEPKHGDAHHASGKPGGLDVKALRAFRVLRPLRLVSGVPSLQIVLNSIMKAMVPLFHIGLLVMFVIIIYAIIGLELFIGKMHKTCYFVRTELYVEDDPTPCAFAGNGRFCVGNNTECRGAWEGPNGGITNFDNIFFAMLTVFQCITMEGWTDVLYWMNDAIGFELPWIYFVSLVIFGSFFVLNLVLGVLSGEFSKEREKAVCRGELQKAQEKQQMEEDMVGYMDWLIEAEDMDEDGNKRAVVAKKKMMKKYGWYKHSEDGESDSDSEFEAFLDDDNGCCASIQAKLLTISFCEQLYHLNLVLRKNCRVAVKSTNFYWLVLLLVFLNTTASASEHYGQPKWLTDIQERANKILLALFTLEMLMKMYSFGFQVYFIALFNRFDCFVVCGGILETVLVEMDVIPPIGISVLRCVRLLRIFKVTRHWAALSDLVSSLLNSMKAICSLLLLLFLFLIIFALLGMQLFGGKFNFDETQMKRSTFDTFPSALLTCFQILTGEDWNSVMYDGIMAYGGPIFPNMIVCIYFVILFVCGNYILLNVFLAIAVDNLAGNGKKKKEEKPEEEEWEDDEDRDDDEAGNDADDWEESEELRAIEGLEGAVPMKVESFQPKEKIVPIPDGSSFFILGKKNCLRVACHNLIYNPYFTNFILLFIILSSFSLAAEDPIKTHSVRNIMLGYADYVFTTVFTIEIILKMTVYGAFLHQGSFCRNAFNLLDLLVVSVSLTSFFLQSSAISVVKILRVLRVLRPLRAINRAKGLKSVIQCVFVAIRTIGNILIVTTLLQFMFACIGVQLFKGRFYRCTDEAKHTPEECKGTFVVYKEGDMNHPMVRERFWVNSDFNFDNVLMGMLALFTVSTFEGWPQILYKAIDANAENRGPIYNCRVEISIFFVIYIIIIAFFMMNIFVGFVIITFREQGEVEFKNCELNKNQRQCVYYALKAQPIKIYIPKNPSQLKFWRIINSSQFEYIMFVLILLNTLTLAVQHYEQSKRFNSVMDILNMIFTTLFTIEMIIKLLALRPYHYFIDAWNSFDALIVVGSLVDIMIAEFSGGGGHGEGKGDGENAKVSITFFRLFRVMRLVKLLSKGEGIRTLLWTFVKSLQALPYVGLLIAMIFFIYGVIGMQTFGKIAIDDDTEINRNNNFQTFFMAVLLLFRCATGEQWQEIMLAALPGRRCDPESDYEPGEEYSCGSNLSYLYFISFFALCAFLIINLFIAVIMDNFEYLTRDWTVLGTHHLDEFKRVWSDYDPEATGRLKHLEVVNMLRRIQPPLGFGKLCPHRVACRRLVTMNVPLHPDGTVSFNATLFALVRSSLKIKTEGPIDKENEELRAIIKKIWKRTKPKLLDEVIPPPAGEEVTAGKFYASFLIQDYFKKYRKRKEKEKKKKGKDKSASLQAGLRTLQDLAPEMRLAMEMEDGQEEVFEGDMIEVEEFFRSDSVFSDAHLSPTMSTPAGTSLPLQLEEVSVNIEPPPHDDTLRLEEALEDSWPASALSDNEVVLDQPNRLTPLPRRWATSHSKLGSLWALNSSSRPPSTQELPPPPPDETMQSADGEGQDVGTGGVTSATEQSQVGEEDTRSTVSHDRQQHLEAPSSTETVPPPVSSGNNADVASLQPDNVNSNDYKVAANGYNGKTYSTSSYNGNAYHSNGCNGNVSATNVYNGNGLPTNGYNGNILPKNGYNGSTYPVNGYNGNGYHSNGYQSNGYSSNGYSASGYSSNGYGGNKQNSKGYAIQKRVLPPTPSGRRPNFTIQCLRRQDSIDDIPIPGTYHQNSPPCRAREQTQNNYDSRRSSMSSAASSSSWANTQARPGRLLYAPLVLVDEAGGTRTVWNDTNGSTSLPGAARPGWPANQGVSLSQQQQAYATLRVPSQQGPGYMEKGSADSLVESILISEGLGLYAKDPKFVDFTKREIADACNMSLDEMETAAADLLSRGTPGQPISRLEEDLSDEINCVISY, from the exons ATGGACTTGGTGCCCAAAG atggGGCTGCAGGGGGGCCCGCGGGGGAGCTCCAGAGGTCAGACACCCTCAACTCCACATGTTCGGCTGGCGCACGCAGGAGGGCCGGCGGAGCCAAGAAACAGATGCAAGCCAACAAGTCCAAACTCCGAGCACCAAGAGCTCTGTGCTGCCTTACACTCAGCAATCCCATCCGCATGGCCGCCCTAGCCCTTGTGGAGTGGAAATATCCTTCgttggct CCCTTTGATATATTCATCTTGCTAGCCATCATCGCTAACTGTGTAGCCCTTGGTGTGTCACGACCTTTTCCCGAAGACGATTCCAATGCCACCAATCACAATCTG GAAAAAGTAGAATACATCTTTCTAGTTATTTTCACCATTGAAACCTTCACAAAGATCCTGGCCTATGGTCTGGTCATGCACCCCAGTGCCTACATCCGCAGCGGCTGGAACCTGCTGGATTTCATCATTGTCATTGTTGG GCTGTTTAGTGTTGTAGCAGAGATGGGGGAACCCAAACACGGAGATGCCCATCATGCATCCGGTAAACCAGGAGGCCTGGATGTCAAAGCTCTCAGAGCTTTCAGAGTACTCCGACCTCTGCGCTTGGTCTCTGGCGTGCCCa gtctgCAGATTGTGCTGAACTCCATCATGAAGGCTATGGTTCCTCTGTTTCATATTGGTCTGCTGGTCATGTTTGTCATAATCATTTATGCCATTATTGGCCTGGAGCTCTTCATTGGCAAAATGCACAAGACATGCTACTTTGTCAGGACAG AACTTTACGTGGAGGATGATCCCACACCGTGTGCATTTGCTGGTAATGGCCGTTTCTGTGTGGGTAACAATACTGAGTGTAGGGGCGCCTGGGAAGGCCCTAACGGCGGCATCACAAACTTCGACAACATCTTTTTCGCCATGCTTACTGTTTTCCAGTGCATTACTATGGAGGGATGGACTGATGTTTTGTACTGG ATGAATGATGCGATTGGTTTTGAGCTGCCCTGGATTTATTTTGTGTCCCTAGTCATCTTTGGCTCCTTCTTTGTTCTAAATCTTGTTTTGGGTGTTTTGAGCGG TGAGTTCTCTAAGGAAAGAGAGAAGGCCGTGTGTCGTGGTGAGCTTCAAAAGGCTCAGGAGAAACAGCAGATGGAAGAGGATATGGTGGGCTACATGGACTGGCTTATTGAGGCTGAGGATATGGATGAAGATGGCAATAAGC GTGCTGTGGTGGCAAAGAAAAAGATGATGAAGAAATATGGCTggtataaacacagtgaagatgGAG AATCAGATTCCGACTCAGAGTTCGAGGCTTTCCTAGACGATGATAATGGCTGCTGTGCTTCTATACA GGCCAAACTGCTGACTATAAGCTTTTG TGAGCAGCTCTACCATTTGAACTTAGTCCTAAGGAAGAACTGCCGCGTGGCAGTGAAGTCCACTAACTTCTACTGGCTGGTGTTGCTGCTGGTCTTCCTCAACACAACGGCGAGTGCTTCAGAGCATTACGGCCAGCCCAAGTGGCTCACCGATATACAAG AACGAGCCAACAAGATCCTGCTGGCCCTGTTCACCCTGGAGATGCTGATGAAGATGTACAGCTTCGGCTTCCAGGTCTACTTCATAGCGCTCTTTAATCGGTTTGACTGCtttgtggtgtgtggtgggataCTCGAGACAGTACTCGTGGAGATGGACGTTATCCCACCTATTGGTATATCTGTGCTGCGCTGTGTCCGTCTCCTCCGCATCTTCAAAGTTACCCG TCACTGGGCTGCTCTATCAGATCTCGTCAGCTCTCTGCTGAACTCGATGAAAGCCATTTGTTCCCTGCTGCTGCTActtttcctcttcctcatcatcttTGCCCTACTGGGCATGCAGCTGTTTGGTGGCAAGTTCAACTTTGATGAGACTCAGATGAAGAGAAGCACATTCGACACCTTTCCCTCTGCTTTGCTCACTTGTTTCCAG ATTCTTACTGGAGAGGACTGGAACTCCGTTATGTATGATGGCATCATGGCATACGGAGGCCCCATTTTCCCCAACATGATCGTTTGTATCTACTTCGTCATTCTTTTTGTCTGTGGTAACT ACATCCTGTTGAATGTCTTCTTGGCTATTGCTGTGGATAACTTAGCAGGAAatggcaaaaagaaaaaaga agaaaaacCAGAAGAGGAAGAGTGGGAAGATGATGAAGACAGGGATGATGATGAAGCTGGA aaTGATGCAGATGACTGGGAGGAGAGTGAAGAGCTGAGAGCAATTGAGGGCCTTGAGG GTGCTGTGCCGATGAAAGTGGAAAGTTTTCAGCCCAAAGAGAAAATTGTCCCCATACCTGATGGGAGCTCCTTCTTCATTCTAGGCAAGAAAAACTG CCTCAGAGTTGCTTGTCACAACCTCATTTACAATCCTTACTTTACCaacttcatcctcctcttcatcatccttAGTAGTTTCTCACTGGCTGCTGAGGACCCAATCAAAACTCATTCGGTTCGGAACATT ATGCTCGGCTATGCTGATTATGTCTTCACCACTGTCTTCACCATCGAGATTATACTGAAG ATGACCGTGTATGGTGCGTTCCTTCATCAAGGCTCCTTCTGCAGAAATGCTTTCAATCTCTTGGACCTGTTGGTCGTCAGCGTGTCTTTAACGTCCTTCTTCCTGCA GTCGAGTGCCATCTCTGTTGTAAAGATTCTGCGAGTACTGCGAGTGCTCAGACCTCTCCGAGCCATCAACCGAGCAAAAGGACTCAAG AGCGTGatccagtgtgtgtttgtggccatCCGCACCATAGGCAACATCCTCATTGTCACCACCCTCCTGCAGTTCATGTTTGCCTGCATTGGAGTGCAGCTCTTCAAG GGACGTTTTTATAGATGCACTGATGAGGCCAAACACACCCCAGAGGAATGCAA AGGCACATTTGTGGTGTATAAGGAAGGCGATATGAATCATCCAATGGTGAGGGAGAGGTTCTGGGTGAACAGCGATTTTAACTTTGATAACGTGCTGATGGGTATGCTGGCGCTTTTCACCGTCTCTACATTTGAAGGCTGGCCACA GATTTTATATAAAGCCATCGATGCTAACGCTGAGAACAGAGGCCCCATCTACAACTGCCGTGTGGAGATCTCAATCTTTTTCGtcatctacatcatcatcatcgccttCTTCATGATGAACATCTTTGTGGGCTTCGTCATCATCACGTTCCGCGAACAAGGAGAGGTCGAATTCAAAAACTGCGAGTTGAACAAAAATCAA AGGCAGTGTGTATATTATGCTCTGAAAGCCCAACCTATAAAGATCTACATACCTAAAAACCCATCGCAGTTAAAGTTCTGGAGGATCATCAACTCCTCTCAGTTTGAATATATCATGTTTGTTCTCATTCTGCTCAATACACTTACGCTGGCTGTACAG CACTATGAGCAGTCGAAGCGCTTCAACTCGGTCATGGACATCCTGAACATGATCTTCACCACACTCTTCACTATTGAGATGATCATCAAACTTCTCGCTCTGCGACCATAC CACTATTTTATAGATGCCTGGAATTCTTTTGACGCCTTGATAGTGGTGGGGAGTTTGGTCGACATCATGATTGCGGAGTTTAGT GGTGGTGGAGGCCATGGAGAG GGGAAGGGGGATGGGGAAAATGCCAAGGTGTCTATTACTTTCTTTCGGCTCTTCCGAGTCATGCGATTGGTCAAGCTGCTCAGCAAAGGGGAGGGCATTCGTACGCTTCTATGGACTTTCGTGAAATCCTTACAGGCTTTGCCATATGTCGGCCTGCTCATCGCTATGATCTTTTTCATTTACGGTGTGATCGGGATGCAG ACATTTGGGAAGATTGCTATAGATGACGACACAGAGATCAATCGCAACAACAACTTCCAGACCTTTTTCATGGCAGTGCTCCTGCTCTTCAG aTGTGCAACAGGAGAGCAATGGCAGGAGATTATGCTGGCAGCGCTGCCAGGACGAAGGTGTGACCCCGAGTCAGATTATGAGCCAGGGGAGGAGTACAGCTGTGGCAGCAATCTGTCCTACCTCTATTTCATCAGCTTCTTTGCTCTCTGTGCTTTCCTG atcattAACTTGTTCATTGCTGTCATCATGGACAACTTTGAGTACCTGACCAGGGACTGGACTGTGCTGGGCACTCACCATCTGGATGAGTTCAAGCGGGTGTGGTCAGATTATGATCCTGAAGCCAC GGGAAGACTCAAGCACTTAGAGGTTGTGAACATGCTGCGTCGAATTCAGCCTCCTCTTGGTTTTGGAAAACTCTGTCCTCATCGGGTGGCCTGTAGG AGGCTGGTTACTATGAACGTGCCTCTTCATCCTGATGGTACTGTGTCCTTCAACGCAACCCTGTTTGCTCTTGTCAGATCTTCACTCAAGATTAAAACTGAAG GGCCGATCGACAAGGAGAATGAAGAATTGAGAGCCATTATTAAAAAGATCTGGAAGCGCACCAAGCCTAAACTCCTTGATGAGGTTATACCACCCCCTGCAG GAGAGGAGGTGACTGCAGGAAAGTTCTATGCAAGTTTCCTCATCCAGGATTACTTCAAGAAGTACCGTAagaggaaggaaaaagagaaaaagaagaagggcAAGGATAAGTCAGCTTCCCTTCAG GCTGGGCTGAGAACCCTGCAGGATTTGGCGCCTGAAATGAGGCTGGCTATGGAAATGGAGGACGGCCAGGAAGAGGTGTTCGAAGGGGACATGATAGAAGTGGAGGAGTTCTTCAGG AGTGACAGTGTCTTCAGCGATGCTCATCTGTCTCCAACCATGTCCACCCCTGCGGGCACTTCATTGCCCCTGCAGTTAGAAGAGGTTAGCGTGAACATCGAACCCCCTCCACATGATGATACTCTGAGGCTAGAAGAGGCGCTGGAGGACTCTTGGCCGGCCTCGGCTCTCTCTGATAACGAGGTGGTGCTTGATCAGCCTAACAGGCTGACTCCTCTGCCCAGAAGGTGGGCCACCAGTCACTCGAAACTCGGCTCATTGTGGGCTCTAAATTCCAGCTCAAG ACCACCCAGCACCCAGGAGTTACCACCTCCCCCTCCAGATGAAACAATGCAGAGTGCAGATGGTGAAGGACAAGACGTAGGGACAGGAGGAGTAACAAGTGCTACAGAACAGAGTCAAGTCGGCGAGGAAGACACTCGGAGCACAGTGTCACATGACAG ACAGCAGCATCTAGAAGCTCCTTCCTCAACGGAGACGGTACCTCCTCCAGTCTCCAGTGGCAATAATGCAGACGTGGCATCATTACAGCCAGACAACGTTAACAGTAATGATTACAAAGTTGCTGCAAATGGCTATAATGGGAAAACTTACTCTACTAGTAGCTACAATGGGAACGCTTACCATTCAAATGGCTGCAATGGCAATGTTTCAGCTACAAATGTCTACAATGGCAATGGTTTGCCAACAAATGGCTACAATGGCAACATTTTGCCTAAAAATGGCTACAATGGAAGCACATACCCAGTAAATGGCTACAATGGTAATGGTTACCACAGCAACGGTTACCAGAGCAACGGTTACTCCAGCAACGGTTACAGTGCCAGTGGATACAGTAGCAACGGATATGGTggcaacaaacaaaacagtaaagGATATGCAATTCAAAAACGCGTCCTTCCTCCCACTCCTTCAG GACGCAGGCCAAATTTCACAATCCAGTGTTTGAGGAGACAAGACAGCATTGACGACATCCCCATCCCCGGTACTTATCACCAGAACTCGCCTCCCTGCAGAGCACGAGAGCAG acacaaaacaattaTGACTCTCGGCGCAGCAGCATGTCCTCAGCAGCCTCGTCGTCTTCGTGGGCGAACACTCAGGCGCGGCCGGGCCGTCTGCTCTATGCTCCCCTCGTCCTGGTGGACGAAGCAGGTGGAACTCGGACCGTTTGGAATGACACTAATGGCAGCACCAGCCTGCCAGGTGCAGCCCGTCCTGGGTGGCCCGCAAATCAGGGTGTCTCTCTGTCCCAGCAGCAGCAGGCGTATGCTACTCTGAGGGTACCGTCCCAGCAAGGCCCAGGCTACATGGAGAAAGGAAGTGCAGACAGCCTCGTAGAGTCG ATCCTAATATCCGAAGGCTTGGGCCTCTACGCCAAAGATCCGAAATTCGTAGACTTTACTAAGCGAGAAATTGCTGACGCATGCAACATGAGCCTGGATGAGATGGAGACTGCCGCGGCGGACTTGCTGAGTCGAGGTACACCCGGGCAGCCAATCAGTCGCTTGGAGGAGGATCTGTCTGACGAAATTAACTGTGTGATTTCATACTGA